In the genome of Thunnus albacares chromosome 8, fThuAlb1.1, whole genome shotgun sequence, the window CAGTGAACACGAAAGATTAAGATAAAAcactaacatttaaaaatatatgtatttagtGTTATTAATTCTTGCGATGTCTGTGTTTATACCTAATATTTGAATGAAGTCTGGCGAGGACTCGTCTCCCtacaaaaaatataaacctAAATTGAAACTTATCCATTTATAATATTGCTATATTCTTTTTAATTAAAGACGTGGTGTGTGGAGTCTGATGATGGAGGTAAATGAAGTTAATTAAGTTAACTTCAGCTGGTTTGTTGTGATGACTGAGTGCAGTCAGACCCACCGGACCAGATCCAAGCAGAACTTCTCGTTGTGTTGTGAGTCCGCCGTCGCGCTGCTGGCGGCTCTGTGGACTCCGGTACCGCTGGGAGAAATCTGTCTGTGAACAGCGAGATACAGCCAGGTTTTACTGCTCAATAATCCATGTTTAACACTGATGCCAGCTGCCATGTTACCCttcaacttcttcttcttcttcttctttttcccgCACACCGGGGACGGTTTAATGCACTGCTGCCTCCCGGTGGTGTAAGACCGTCATTACTGCTGTATATATGATGTGACATAGATGTTTGGTTTTGAGGAAGTGTACTGAAATGCCCCAGTTTTCTCAGGGGATTCTTTTTAATTCACAGTTTCTCTAATTCAATGAACAAAACCCTCCTTTCCCCAAGATGTACATGTTGGACAAACTCCAGGCCCCAGATGCGTAAAActctgtagattcatgactaaaactgtgtctACGCACAAAGCCAGGAAGCATTATTTTCGccagatttataaagctgtgcaTACTCAACAATGAAGAACTGGGCGCACATGCAAGAGCCTCATTTCCGCTTCCacaattagccataaatggatgaagacgccctgaaccagctgttttcatatcagttcTCCGCCTGCTCCACCGGTCGGTACAGCTGTCAATGGAACAAAcgggacagaagaagaagaagaagaagaagtgcagTTTCAAAGATTGTGTTGCACCGGCGAGTTTCTCCAACAACAGCAGCTGTACGGCTCTTTAAAAcatccatatcattaattcatcacacggactgtaaaccatcatcagcagtgatatctcagtTTGTAGCACTCATATCTAAACTGACTTTACAAGATGTGTCATtactaaggataaaataaaaataatattaagagcaaaataaaatgttgactcctgtgtaaattaaaagaataataaaattaattacaCAAAAGCGATCAATGTTACTTTTataaatgtgcctttgattggcattttacaaatctctgtgtaaacgcaaataaataaataaatcaaacagtcagtgcagctggttatcaacctaaacaaacaatgtttcaAAGATtctcaccttatatttcatctccacctcatcacatctCCCTCAGATCGCTTTAAATCCTGTGTACTGCTGGACTGAAGAATGTATAAGATGCGCACATTCTGTGTtcataaataccagtttatgtgcaggTTTTTGTGCGTAAGCGTCGTTAATGCATCTGGCTCCTGGAATGTGGAAAGAATCCGGAGCAGCGAGAAACAAAAACCAACACCCGGGCCTACAGGACGGGATCTACACCGCCTGTCTGCACAGAGAGGACACTTACACGCGGGTACACACGCGGGCACACATTAAAAACCCGGGCAGCGGGTACCACAGGACCCGCCGTAACCATGGCAACGAGCTCAGCGAGGCGCCAGAGTGTGAGGCTCCTGTTGCTGTGTCTCCGGGTTTGGCTGTTGGAGAGCAAAGACGCACGGTGAGATGTTAAAATTAACCCGTGTTAAAGACAAGCGAGGTGCAGCTGAGCAGAAGGCTCAAACCCCCATGGTGCAGGGCTTAGTAAGGGGGCCCTATGGTGCTGAGCTTATACTGGGGGCCCTGAGATGCAAGCTTGTGGAGGTTTGTGTGGagtgatcagttcctgtaggtaaGAGGGCGCATGTCCATTGATGAGTTTGTATGTGAGGACTTTGTTGTCAATCCTGAGGGAGACAGACGgacagtgcaatgaaaacagaattggtgttgTAAGTTCTCACTCTCATTAGGTTCCTGCCAGGATCCTTGTGAAGACcacattgcagtagtccagtcttgaggagataaaggcatggacgagcttctctgcatctgacagagtttagagatgtttttgagatggtagaaagaggttttgcacAGATGTCTTATgtggtcatcaaaagtcagctgagggtcaaacctaaCACCCACATTAGTGACTGAGGAGAAAGGGGGACGTCCTGTCTGTCAAAGGGTGAATCTGAATTTTGTGTGGAGTGCCAATAAGgagagcttcagttttgctactgtttaactggaggaaaATTGTGCTCATCCAGACCTTTATGTCCTTAAGACAGGTGCTGAGGCCTGATATGGCTGCAGAAGGGCTTGGGacagttttgatgtacagctgagtatcatcagcatagcaatgaaaagacatCCCATGTCTGCTGATGACATGTCCAAGGGGGAGCATGTAGAGGCTGGGTGCTGAGAACCGATCCTTGTGGAACACCACATGTGACAGGGAAGGGAATTCTGACAGTCTATTGGTAGTATGGAGGGCAGTGTGATGcacagtgtcaaatgcagcgAGTGAAGTGAATTTCTCTCCACAGAACCTCTACAGACAGTGATGTTCTGCTGCCATACGCTCATGGCCATGGCCCCTCTCACTCTCACCGCCACGTCAGGGACTGCCAGTCCGTGGCCCATGGCAGCATCACGTATGAGACCTGGCCCTCCAGGAGCTACAGTAGCCTTCCAGTGGCTGAGTCCACTGTCTTCATATCAGACATGCCAGGCAGGTCGGGCAGCTCCCGCTGGGTCTACGGTCAGTGATGGGGTCAGCAGTAACGTGTCGTAAGCTGTAATAAGTGTTATCTTATATTGAAGCTTCACTGTTCTCAGGTCACATGACTGTGGTTCAGGACCCGCTGAGGACGTTGTCAGTGTTGGAGCCCGGCGGATCGGGCGGCTGTGAGAAAAGCCACAGGGTGACGGTGGTGGAAACCGCCGAGACCGCCGGCTGTCTGTACGCCCAGAACGCCGGCTACTTCAACACCACCACCGATGGGTGTCTGGGCAACGTGGTGAGTGACGGCAGGATGGTGAGAGATGGCGGCGGGGTGCAGAACGCCCAGTTTGGCATCAGGAAGGACGGCAGCCTGGTGTTCGGGTAagacaaacaccaacaaaaatGCAGCACAAAAAAGTGAGAATTATAAGATAAGAAGAGCCTCCTCTGTCCCCCCAGGTATCTCTCACAGGAGGATGTTCTGGACCAGTCCAACCCGTTTGTCCAGCTTGTCAGTGGAGTGGTGTGGCTGCTGAGGAACGGGGAGGTTTACATCAATCAGAGCCTGGAGGCCGAGTGCGACGAGTTAGTCGACCAGGGTAAAGCTGCAGCTAAAAGTCACAGCATTTCAACACAAATACTCAGACCTGGAAGAATTTAGTGACTCGTCTGACACACTTTCCAAAGTGAACTGtcaatgtctttttttactttgcACAACTGATTGTTTTTTCAGCATTCACATCTCTGTTGAAGCAATCAACCTCCAGCTGTAGCTCAAGATTCAAGAGACTTTATTGACATTTCCACaggcacaaagtccatgcaaACTGCAATACTTGCGTGGTTCAGTCAGTCAGGgttaaaaaaccaaaaaaaacactgtccgaggaaacacaaagagggaatttgattctaaaaaagactgtaaatgtggcagatatccacatccacattcacattttttccacacTTCATGTCAAGTGAAGTAATTAAGACTCCACCTGCAGTCACAAACTTCACATCACTGATAcactgatagaaacacatgagcagctctataaaatgtcagaaaatactgaaaaacgACCCTCACAAATTCCCAAAGACCAAGGTGACCGAAACtagaccaacagtccaaaacccaaagatattcagtttacaattatataaaactgagaaacacaacaaatcCTTACAAAATGTTGTGAcatatgacatttttttctttgataaatacctaaaaattgttgttgattcattttctgatgaTTGAATCAGAACTAAAATGGTGAAAGTTTATTGTAGCTTCTTGTTTTGGagctttttgtttaaaaaagtgGTCAAAATGGATGTCAAGCATCGTCAATATTCAAATTTAATTATTCAATcaaattgacattttgtttgCAATTTGTGTTCACattgtgaaatgaaaattaaataaatttttattttcatgcttgAAAAGGCATCATTACCATAGTAACCGTtccataaataaaatgaaattggatgtgaaataacatttggaaatattacattttagttTCGTGTTGAATCTGAATATAAAACACTTCCTTTATATTCTGACAGAAATGTTCCGCAGTTTTGTGGATGTGTTGTCAGCGAGGACGGCGGTGGGTCACGATGCCAACGGCAACGTGGTTCTGTTTCATGTGGACGGACGGACCAATGAGAGAGggtaacatttattatttatacttatacatttatttattaatacttCTACTAAATCAGAGCAGCATGTGAAGCATTTGTTCACCTGTCCTCCTGGTTTTGTCAGCTTGTATCAGGTCGTACATATTAAACACACCTGATAAAAACAACAGCGGTCACTCTACACTTGACAGAATAACATTCATAACACACATGTTTGTTCATATTTGAGCAGCATGAATCTTTGGGAGGTGGCAGACTTCCTGAAGAAGAACGGTGTGATCAATGCTGTCAATCTGGATGGAGGCGGGTCTTCCAGCTTCGTGGTCAACGGCACATTGGCCAGTTACCCTCCTGACCAATGGTGAGCCAATTAAACATGATAGAAGTAACCGTGATTTCAGCACTGGACTTATTTATTCAAGGGtcaggattttatttttcagtaacTGTTACTGCTTTTTCCCCTCGTTTCGTTTTTTCCTGATTACGATTATAATTGAAAATCAGCAGAATTATCTGTTAAggtttgcttttgtttcttgtaTTCACTGTCAGTCCATTTCTTTCCTCCAGAGCTGTTGGGAAACTCAGCTGATGTTCAACAAGCTCGTTACTACAGCTGATCATTTTCACGTCATCATCAGGcaacagtcagtcagttgtgtgtgtttccttgtgTCTCTGGGCTTATCTTGTCACTGACATGGACGAAATTGATAAAAGCTGACTCTGACCATTCAAAACTGAAGATTACCATCCTTTTAACGCTCTTTGATGTgggtttattttgtcttttaacaaaGAAACCTGGCCCCAGTTATTGTTGGATGAATTTTGATCTCACAATTCTATACAATAAATCCCCCTTTTAAGctcaaaaagcaaacaaacaaacaaaaaaacctcaaacttgaaaaatatcacctaaataaagtttattatcatcACTGTTTCagatgtagtagtagtattaataCCAGTAGTAGCAGTGGTATAATTTCTACTTCATCTTTCCCTTCCCAGTAAACCAGACAGCAGGTGGCGTTGCGCCCGGCGTGTCTCCACCATCCTGTGCATCCATCGGCGGCGTTGCCAGCCAGAAAACTGCAGCGGAAACGGCGACTGTGTGGACGGACGCTGTCGGTGCCAGGAGGGCTGGCAGGGAGCCGCCTGTGACTCTCTGGTGTGTCAGCCGCCAGCCTGCGGCCCTCATGGCGTCTGCACTGCCAGTAAGTGTGGAGCTGGAGCTCACTTGCAGCCAGTAGTGGTGAAAACAGATGATCAAGCTAACAAAGACATGTAGTGAAGAGGTAGAGGTGACGTATCACTGTGCCAGAAAAGTTTGGTAgctgtttttttgctttaaaagttGCAAACATTAAGTCCTGTAGTGCAacaacaatcacattttcagtctccggagagtagttctgtgtaaggcagaccCTAAAAACCgtaaagataagaaaaatatagaaaatcaccagccttattcTTCGAATCCTTGAGAAACGGCACTGTGGAGtctgtattaaaaaaacacaaaactagaAAGAGCACTTCCTGGCCAAGAAATTGCAGTTTCCTGCAAATATATTATGGCAGTTTTCAGCAACATCTATATTATTTTCCCATTTATGAACCATGTTTTTAATGTCTCCCTGGATTTTATTCTTGGCAAGATGGAGAGGAATGAAACACAGTCAGTGGAGTACTGATACTTGCATGTGCAGTAACGAGTATATTCACCTGACACTAGTGATAGTGATGGCTACTCAAACCATCCGTCAGTCAGCTCTGTTTCACTTATAGATTAATCTAAGCTTTGGTACATTTTTGGACTAAACATGTTTTACCACTGCACTgaagaatgcacacacacacacacacacacact includes:
- the LOC122987595 gene encoding N-acetylglucosamine-1-phosphodiester alpha-N-acetylglucosaminidase-like isoform X1 produces the protein MATSSARRQSVRLLLLCLRVWLLESKDARTSTDSDVLLPYAHGHGPSHSHRHVRDCQSVAHGSITYETWPSRSYSSLPVAESTVFISDMPGRSGSSRWVYGHMTVVQDPLRTLSVLEPGGSGGCEKSHRVTVVETAETAGCLYAQNAGYFNTTTDGCLGNVVSDGRMVRDGGGVQNAQFGIRKDGSLVFGYLSQEDVLDQSNPFVQLVSGVVWLLRNGEVYINQSLEAECDELVDQEMFRSFVDVLSARTAVGHDANGNVVLFHVDGRTNERGMNLWEVADFLKKNGVINAVNLDGGGSSSFVVNGTLASYPPDQCKPDSRWRCARRVSTILCIHRRRCQPENCSGNGDCVDGRCRCQEGWQGAACDSLVCQPPACGPHGVCTANGCVCAAGWRGKNCSQGCFPGYYGDGCRHTCVCFNGASCNRVDGRCVCPPGFYGNLCEKACPPGFYGVSCAERCQCDDQCPCDPHTGSCVSNFDSRLNRAGQCLAKQMFTVWRQQEEAYRDKPYLTEQTWLIITVVLASLLLVPPVFHFMRASRRWLLFGYSYTHVPLSNANGDKLSLRLLQLH
- the LOC122987595 gene encoding N-acetylglucosamine-1-phosphodiester alpha-N-acetylglucosaminidase-like isoform X2 — encoded protein: MATSSARRQSVRLLLLCLRVWLLESKDARTSTDSDVLLPYAHGHGPSHSHRHVRDCQSVAHGSITYETWPSRSYSSLPVAESTVFISDMPGRSGSSRWVYGHMTVVQDPLRTLSVLEPGGSGGCEKSHRVTVVETAETAGCLYAQNAGYFNTTTDGCLGNVVSDGRMVRDGGGVQNAQFGIRKDGSLVFGYLSQEDVLDQSNPFVQLVSGVVWLLRNGEVYINQSLEAECDELVDQEMFRSFVDVLSARTAVGHDANGNVVLFHVDGRTNERGMNLWEVADFLKKNGVINAVNLDGGGSSSFVVNGTLASYPPDQCKPDSRWRCARRVSTILCIHRRRCQPENCSGNGDCVDGRCRCQEGWQGAACDSLVCQPPACGPHGVCTANGCVCAAGWRGKNCSQGCFPGYYGDGCRHTCVCFNGASCNRVDGRCVCPPGFYGNLCEKACPPGFYGVSCAERCQCDDQCPCDPHTGSCVSNFDSRLNRGQCLAKQMFTVWRQQEEAYRDKPYLTEQTWLIITVVLASLLLVPPVFHFMRASRRWLLFGYSYTHVPLSNANGDKLSLRLLQLH
- the LOC122987595 gene encoding N-acetylglucosamine-1-phosphodiester alpha-N-acetylglucosaminidase-like isoform X4 gives rise to the protein MATSSARRQSVRLLLLCLRVWLLESKDARTSTDSDVLLPYAHGHGPSHSHRHVRDCQSVAHGSITYETWPSRSYSSLPVAESTVFISDMPGRSGSSRWVYGHMTVVQDPLRTLSVLEPGGSGGCEKSHRVTVVETAETAGCLYAQNAGYFNTTTDGCLGNVVSDGRMVRDGGGVQNAQFGIRKDGSLVFGYLSQEDVLDQSNPFVQLVSGVVWLLRNGEVYINQSLEAECDELVDQEMFRSFVDVLSARTAVGHDANGNVVLFHVDGRTNERGMNLWEVADFLKKNGVINAVNLDGGGSSSFVVNGTLASYPPDQCKPDSRWRCARRVSTILCIHRRRCQPENCSGNGDCVDGRCRCQEGWQGAACDSLVCQPPACGPHGVCTANGCVCAAGWRGKNCSQDDVKQLWKYFSDDVFQVTMVTAADTPAYVLTELPATVSMDAVCVPLVSMATYVKKRVLQVSTASPVPSGVSAMTSVHVTRTQEAASPTLTAD
- the LOC122987595 gene encoding N-acetylglucosamine-1-phosphodiester alpha-N-acetylglucosaminidase-like isoform X3, with translation MQACGGLCGVISSCRTSTDSDVLLPYAHGHGPSHSHRHVRDCQSVAHGSITYETWPSRSYSSLPVAESTVFISDMPGRSGSSRWVYGHMTVVQDPLRTLSVLEPGGSGGCEKSHRVTVVETAETAGCLYAQNAGYFNTTTDGCLGNVVSDGRMVRDGGGVQNAQFGIRKDGSLVFGYLSQEDVLDQSNPFVQLVSGVVWLLRNGEVYINQSLEAECDELVDQEMFRSFVDVLSARTAVGHDANGNVVLFHVDGRTNERGMNLWEVADFLKKNGVINAVNLDGGGSSSFVVNGTLASYPPDQCKPDSRWRCARRVSTILCIHRRRCQPENCSGNGDCVDGRCRCQEGWQGAACDSLVCQPPACGPHGVCTANGCVCAAGWRGKNCSQGCFPGYYGDGCRHTCVCFNGASCNRVDGRCVCPPGFYGNLCEKACPPGFYGVSCAERCQCDDQCPCDPHTGSCVSNFDSRLNRAGQCLAKQMFTVWRQQEEAYRDKPYLTEQTWLIITVVLASLLLVPPVFHFMRASRRWLLFGYSYTHVPLSNANGDKLSLRLLQLH
- the LOC122987595 gene encoding N-acetylglucosamine-1-phosphodiester alpha-N-acetylglucosaminidase-like isoform X6; the protein is MAASRMRPGPPGATVAFQWLSPLSSYQTCQAGRAAPAGSTDPLRTLSVLEPGGSGGCEKSHRVTVVETAETAGCLYAQNAGYFNTTTDGCLGNVVSDGRMVRDGGGVQNAQFGIRKDGSLVFGYLSQEDVLDQSNPFVQLVSGVVWLLRNGEVYINQSLEAECDELVDQEMFRSFVDVLSARTAVGHDANGNVVLFHVDGRTNERGMNLWEVADFLKKNGVINAVNLDGGGSSSFVVNGTLASYPPDQCKPDSRWRCARRVSTILCIHRRRCQPENCSGNGDCVDGRCRCQEGWQGAACDSLVCQPPACGPHGVCTANGCVCAAGWRGKNCSQGCFPGYYGDGCRHTCVCFNGASCNRVDGRCVCPPGFYGNLCEKACPPGFYGVSCAERCQCDDQCPCDPHTGSCVSNFDSRLNRAGQCLAKQMFTVWRQQEEAYRDKPYLTEQTWLIITVVLASLLLVPPVFHFMRASRRWLLFGYSYTHVPLSNANGDKLSLRLLQLH
- the LOC122987595 gene encoding N-acetylglucosamine-1-phosphodiester alpha-N-acetylglucosaminidase-like isoform X5; the protein is MTVVQDPLRTLSVLEPGGSGGCEKSHRVTVVETAETAGCLYAQNAGYFNTTTDGCLGNVVSDGRMVRDGGGVQNAQFGIRKDGSLVFGYLSQEDVLDQSNPFVQLVSGVVWLLRNGEVYINQSLEAECDELVDQEMFRSFVDVLSARTAVGHDANGNVVLFHVDGRTNERGMNLWEVADFLKKNGVINAVNLDGGGSSSFVVNGTLASYPPDQCKPDSRWRCARRVSTILCIHRRRCQPENCSGNGDCVDGRCRCQEGWQGAACDSLVCQPPACGPHGVCTANGCVCAAGWRGKNCSQGCFPGYYGDGCRHTCVCFNGASCNRVDGRCVCPPGFYGNLCEKACPPGFYGVSCAERCQCDDQCPCDPHTGSCVSNFDSRLNRAGQCLAKQMFTVWRQQEEAYRDKPYLTEQTWLIITVVLASLLLVPPVFHFMRASRRWLLFGYSYTHVPLSNANGDKLSLRLLQLH